From the genome of candidate division TA06 bacterium:
CGAGCTGGGGCCGGGAAAGTTTTTCGGCGAAATGTCCCTGCTGGACAAGGCCCCCCGTTCGGCCAATGTCAATGCGGTGGAGAGCACCGAGCTGTATATCCTGACCCGCAAGCACATCGCTTTTCTGATGGACAAGGAGTCCAGGATTGCGGCCAAGATGATGCTGGCCATGTCCCGGATCCTTTCGGCCCGGATCAGGGTCATGGACGATCGGATCCAGGATTCTTTCGCCAAGGA
Proteins encoded in this window:
- a CDS encoding cyclic nucleotide-binding domain-containing protein, whose amino-acid sequence is MSSITNLRDFLLFQELAEDEMLRLTQLFSTEAEDFMPGAIICQKNAPGDSMYLIKSGKVQISLPTDQGDVVLAELGPGKFFGEMSLLDKAPRSANVNAVESTELYILTRKHIAFLMDKESRIAAKMMLAMSRILSARIRVMDDRIQDSFAKE